In Salvia miltiorrhiza cultivar Shanhuang (shh) chromosome 4, IMPLAD_Smil_shh, whole genome shotgun sequence, the DNA window AGTACTTCAAAAAGCAACAATCGCGCCCTGGGTGGAACAAAGACCGTGGTGGTGGTGGTCCTCCTCGTAGTGAAGCTGGGACGCCCCGTGGCTGGAACAGTGATTCCAATGAAGCTGGGACACCATCAACATGGGCACGGACCCCGGGCTCTCAAAGTGAAGCTGGGACGCCCCGTGGCTGGAACAGCGATTCCACTCTAGCGACAGAGGAAGCCGGGACACCATGGGCGCAGACCCCAGGTCCTCAAAGTGAAGCTGGGACGCCCCGTGGCTGGAACATTGATTCCACTCCTGCAACAGAGGAAGCCGGGACACCATGGGCGCAGACCCCAGGCCCGCAAAGTGAAGCTGGGACTCCCCGTGGCTGGAACAGCACTTCCACTCCAGCAACAGAGGAAGTGGGGACGCCGTGGGTGCAGACGCCAGGCCCCGATGACGCAGCTACTGGTTGATGTACAACACATCACCTTTGTTATTGATGTACAGCTTCTTTAGCTACTAACAAGTTGGAATTTTCCAGAATTACTGATCATTTTGTGGTTAGGTTGGTCGATGACATGAAGTTTTTCACTTCACTTTTTATCTCTTCATCTTCATGGCTGGATTTTTGGTTTATCTATGAACTTATTGTTACCATCTCCAATCTCATGCAGTGCCATTCATCGTGTTTTATTACCTTGTATtactctatttatttatgcaGGAATTGCTTCTTTTTCCATCTTATTTCATGTCTCTGTATTTTATATCGATGTGCTTATTTTGATATTGTGTTAAACACACTAATCTGTGGTAAACAGATAGCACATTCCTTACATGGTAGTGGTTCAAGTCCATAGATAATAATATAGTATTATTGGCAATTTTTCTTATGCTTGGTCGTGTAAAACATGAAACTGAAATATGATAAGGAGCAGAGTTTGGATCTCTTAACATTTAATTttgtattccctccgtccatgatcaATGTTACTCACTTTTTTCGGtgtgaattttaagaaaaattagatgagtgtattgtgagtggagtttgggtcccacaatAAAAATGGTGAGAATTCCCACAAGTAATCAAAATGAGATAGTTTGTGACTTATATAGCCACCAAACATAAAAGATGACTTTAGGGGTCAAAAGGCATTGAAATGACAAACACACCCTTACTaattagtaataaaaataaaagaaaaataaaattgactTTAGGGGTCCAACaatggctctctctctctctttcgaatgactctctctctctctttcgaaTTCAGCAACaatggctctctctctctctctctctctctcttcgaatTCACCTTCTTCCTCATAaatgactctctctctctttcgaaTTCAGCcaacaactctctctctctcttcgaatTGAGCTGATTTCTCATAAATGAAGTTATCTTCCTCAGCCATGAGAATTTCGCATGTTAAGGATTCACCGTACAAATCAATAAATGTGATAGTAAATGCAAATGTTAAGGTAGGTTGGTGAAGAAATAGATGAATATTTGGGTGTGTGTTCATTCTTCAtctctttctttattttttctatcGAAAACCCTCGAAAATTCTGAAAAAAGTATCGATTTTTTATTTGGAAAAGCTTGGGTCGGACGAAATTGTTTGGGCATTCTGATTGTATTTAGGTATGTATGTTAAATTCATAGCAAATGTATAAATTGTATgttttattttctgattttggtGAGAAAATTTCAGTACACAGTAGCCTCTGCGTAAATGACACAGTTAAGACTATATTGGAATCAAAATCGAGATTTATTGTTGCGTATTgataaaatttagttttttcacGTCTAAGACCACGTTgagtgtgaaaaatataaaataaatgcttGATTTTGAGGACACAGTTGGGAGATATGAATGTGTTCTTAGCTACACAGTTGAGCTAAATTGCACAGTGTAAATAATATGCACAGTTGAATAATATACACAGTTGGGAGATATGAAGGTGTTCTTAGCTACACAGTTGGGAGATATGAAGGTGTTCTTAGCTACACAGTTGAGCTAAATTGCACAGTGTAAATAATATGCACAGTTGAATAATATACACAGTTGACTATAATACTTAAATAgttgtataataataaaattcacTAATCAatactatttaatttatttaatttagctagttaattaaattaatacgtGCACAATAATTGATTCTATTTGTACACGTTTGATCAAAATCAACCGTATAAATGTTGTGCACATTTGACTATATACACAGTTGACATATTATTAATGAATTatcttaattatttcttattaaaatttaattaatatttaacttTGTTAATAtatctagttaattaatttactaattaatcatattatttaattttattataatatttattttgagcacATTTGACTATAATGCGTACACAGTTGATTCAATTTGTACACGTTTGATCAAAATCAACCGTATAAATGTGTGCATAGTTGAACAATATACACAGTTgacatattattaattaattatcttaaatatttattattagaaattaatcaatatttaaCTTTGTTAATTTatctagttaattaaattactaattaatcatattatttaattttttattaattaagttacatatttatttattattattataatatttattttgagcacACTTGTCAATAATGCGTACACAGTTGATTAAATTTGTACACATTTGATCAAAATCAACCGTGTAAATGTGTGCATAATTGAACAACATACACAGTTGagatattatttatgaattagcttaaatatttcttattagaaattaatcaatatttaaatttgttaatttatctagttaattaaattactaattaatcatattatttaatttttaattaattaagttatatatttatttattaatattataatattcatTTTGAGCATACTTGACTATAATGCGTACACAGTTGATTCAATTTGTACACTTTTGATCAAAATCAACCGTATAAATGTGTGCATAGTTGAACAATATACACAGttgacatactccctccgtcccgctaaagttggctacatttgtttcgacacggagattaagaaatgtagtgttatgttttaattgagtggggcccatcaaaattattgagttaattaaaatctgccaacaaccaccacaaATCTGCCAACTCACCGTCGCCGGCGACCGGAGCACCACCCCCTCCGACCACCCTCAGATTTAAGAGCACCAACCTCTgagaacaaccaccaccaccgtagccaacaaccaccaccctcAAACCAGCCGCCTGAAAACAACCACCACCCTCCGACCACCCTCTGAGAACAACCACCACCCTTCGACCACCCTCAGATTTATCGGCGATGGCAGAGCCACCACCTCCATTCACCAGTTCCACAACTTCGCCTCTCATCAGCCTCACCTCGATCTAGGCGAATCACCCCCAAATCGCGCCACCCTCAGAGAGGGGAAAGGTTCGGCGGTGGTCGCGGCGCAGACCCGAgaggcggcggccatggggtcGCGGCGCAGACAGACAGACGGCGGCCATGGGGTCGCGCCACCTCAGATCTGGGCGAACCATCCCTAAATCGCGTGAATCGAAACCCTAAGGTAAGCGATTGCTGCCTTGCTCACCGGAGACGACGACAGATTCAGATGGGGAAGCCGGCGGTCAgacgagagagaggagagaagcgTCCGACGAAGAGAGAGCGGGAGAGCAGAGGCGAGAGAGGTCGGGGCTGGGGCGGAAGCCGACGGCCGGCGACGGTGTCTTcgccgaagaagaagaaagaagaagatcTTAGAGAATGGCGGCTAGGTTAGGTGCAAATGATGGAAACATAGATTTAAGTAggttaaattagggttttcttaataacttaattaatgactttaattaagttaattttttgccatttttagaaagtggccaactttagtgggacacccaaaatgaaaatgtagccaactttaatgggacggagggagtattatttataaattagcttaattatttcttattaaaattaattaatatttaattttgttaatttagatacttaattaaaatactaattgagcttattatttaattttttattaattaatttatatatttatttattattgttataatatttattttgcgCACACTTGACTAAAATGCGTACACAGTTGAGTTTAATTCTTGTGCACAGTTGAAAACACATTTACTAATTTATATGCACTTCTTTTGCAGATATGTCGTCAAGACGTGTAGCAATTCGCCATGGTGGTCATTGGGAGAGATCCAATTACATAGGTGGTGACGAGGTTCTTTTATACATGCCTGTGGGTTTGTTATCCTATGATAATCTAGTACGAGGGATTAACGAGCAATTGGATTGTGATGAAAGCGCCTCTGATTATTTGTTTCATTATCTGATGAGCATGAGCGATGGTAGGAGAACAAAAGTTGCCTTGAAAAGTGATACAGATTTTTTTCGACTGCTTTTGGAACAGAATGACTATCCAGTAGTCTATGTTGTCAAGAAAGGCAAGCAGCCAACCGGAGATGTAGAAAATCGCACAGAGTCAAGGTGTTTTGGTGATGGCAAGCGTCAAACAGTCGACGCGCATGCTCAGATAGTGTCTTCCGATGATGAGGTCGTCGACAAGCGTCGTGAAGAGATAGTGTTGGCGGCAATCCATGAATTTACAGGTTGGATTCGCCAACCTGGTCACCTCGAGAAGATGATTGGGAATCGTAAATTTTCTTCTGATGATCATGGTAACAAAGATGTGCCTGCTGAAGATGACGTTCCTCATTCAAGCAATGAACTCCGCAATTAGTTGATTGTTATCCCAGATTTTGATAGTACCTTACCATTGAATTGGGCTGAACCATCGTTTCCAGATAAAGACCAACTTGCGGTGAATGCCACATTTCGGTCTAAGGATGAGTTGGCAATTGCTGTAGGGCTTTATCACATGGAGAAAAAAGTGGAGTACGCGGTGGATCGATCCACCACCGAACGTGTGGGTTATATCTGCAAACATGACGACGAATGCCCTTTCATGTTGCGTGCAGTCCAGGAAGTTGGACTTTGGAGAATCATTAAGTTCATTCCAAACCACACTTGTCGTTCGAATTTGACTCGCACTGCTCCGAGAATGGTGCCGTCTAGAGTAGTTGCTGCATACTTTTCACGAAAATTATCGGTGGAGAGGATTGTTCTAAAACCGAAAGAGATGATGGATGAAATGCTTAGGCTATTTGGCATTCAGATGGGCTACAAGTTTGCTTTGCGGTCCAGGGATATTGCTCTAGAGATGATGTATGGTGGGTTCGAGCAGTCTTATCAGAGGCTCCCGACTTATCTATACTTGTTGGGGGAGCGTAATACTGGGACCATATATGATGTTCAGACTACTCAGACGGGTGAGTTCCGCTACATGTTTTTAGCTCTTGGACAGTCTATTCACGCCTTTCAAAATCATCTTAGGCCTGTCATTGTAGTAGATGGAACCCACCTTAAAGGAAAGAACAAAGGGGTTCTCTTTGTCGCAGTTACTAAAGATGGTAACGAAGGGGTCTTTCCACTTGCAATTGGTCTTGGTCCGATCGAG includes these proteins:
- the LOC131022899 gene encoding uncharacterized protein LOC131022899; its protein translation is MSSRRVAIRHGGHWERSNYIGGDEVLLYMPVGLLSYDNLVRGINEQLDCDESASDYLFHYLMSMSDGRRTKVALKSDTDFFRLLLEQNDYPVVYVVKKGKQPTGDVENRTESRCFGDGKRQTVDAHAQIVSSDDEVVDKRREEIVLAAIHEFTGWIRQPGHLEKMIGNRKFSSDDHDFDSTLPLNWAEPSFPDKDQLAVNATFRSKDELAIAVGLYHMEKKVEYAVDRSTTERVGYICKHDDECPFMLRAVQEVGLWRIIKFIPNHTCRSNLTRTAPRMVPSRVVAAYFSRKLSVERIVLKPKEMMDEMLRLFGIQMGYKFALRSRDIALEMMYGGFEQSYQRLPTYLYLLGERNTGTIYDVQTTQTGEFRYMFLALGQSIHAFQNHLRPVIVVDGTHLKGKNKGVLFVAVTKDGNEGVFPLAIGLGPIENDESWTYFFSMLRASLGDPPDDLLIVSDQHTSIRSAIESIYPNVAHGLCFYHIQKNLARFGRHVAEIYKNAAYSYRHEVFNLSFAALEAHHRAGAYKRLTDIGVERWARSKCPVRRYSFMTSNAAESMNARLLWARRLPVCAMLEVYRSTVEQWFDQRRAEALARDHEMTKEAFRKLSLSVESGRRYTVRGTTTHVFKVELENKTTFVDLQSWTCDCREFDLDMIPCRHACAAIRHANLNVYDFVGRYFKQHALLQTYAARVEPVPQPDTWDVPTSVSGYIIRPPVIKRQSGRPKDSRAQSHLEKSSSTTPRQICGRCKGHGHNRRSCAASLPTEDVDPQPQKGRQKKKCTTVIVHRITVYAFDCVLSLCTVIVHRITIPFGRFEGVWAMEIKNLNILS